Proteins found in one Triticum urartu cultivar G1812 chromosome 4, Tu2.1, whole genome shotgun sequence genomic segment:
- the LOC125551684 gene encoding uncharacterized protein LOC125551684 isoform X2, which translates to MVRSLLGLGFLIGITAVVLDFGLNGDRLKNIVVHKVIGSPSCPWHASRMACAVWEHKPGKLLSRCGAVHGAVTVVLTPWPLPLPSEKKSLACGGGGYYWSGGTFCFPFSSFLERHNMYEEEAMRTTRVEMGMGGELWDDLALVDCLDHAVPPTRQEGWYGTDR; encoded by the exons ATGGTGCGCTCGTTGCTG GGACTCGGCTTCCTCATCGGCATCACGGCGGTCGTCCTCGACTTCGGCCTCAACGGGGACAGGCTCAAGAACATCGTCGTGCACAAGGTCATCGGTTCTCCATCCTGTCCATGGCATGCCTCCAG AATGGCATGTGCTGTATGGGAACACAAGCCTGGAAAACTCCTCTCCCGATGCGGAGCAGTCCACGGCGCTGTCACCGTCGTCCTGACTCCTTGGCCGCTGCCGCTGCCAAGCGAGAAGAAAAG CTTGGCTTGTGGCGGTGGCGGGTATTACTGGAGTGGAGGCACATTTTGTTTTCCGTTCTCGTCATTCTTGGAAAGGCACAACATGTACGAGGAGGAAGCCATGAGAACTACCAGAGTGGAGATGGGGATGGGCGGCGAGCTGTGGGACGACTTGGCGCTGGTCGACTGCTTGGACCACGCCGTGCCACCTACAAG GCAGGAAGGATGGTATGGAACTGACAGATGA
- the LOC125551684 gene encoding uncharacterized protein LOC125551684 isoform X1 encodes MVRSLLGLGFLIGITAVVLDFGLNGDRLKNIVVHKVIGSPSCPWHASRMACAVWEHKPGKLLSRCGAVHGAVTVVLTPWPLPLPSEKKSLACGGGGYYWSGGTFCFPFSSFLERHNMYEEEAMRTTRVEMGMGGELWDDLALVDCLDHAVPPTRHAAGRMVWN; translated from the exons ATGGTGCGCTCGTTGCTG GGACTCGGCTTCCTCATCGGCATCACGGCGGTCGTCCTCGACTTCGGCCTCAACGGGGACAGGCTCAAGAACATCGTCGTGCACAAGGTCATCGGTTCTCCATCCTGTCCATGGCATGCCTCCAG AATGGCATGTGCTGTATGGGAACACAAGCCTGGAAAACTCCTCTCCCGATGCGGAGCAGTCCACGGCGCTGTCACCGTCGTCCTGACTCCTTGGCCGCTGCCGCTGCCAAGCGAGAAGAAAAG CTTGGCTTGTGGCGGTGGCGGGTATTACTGGAGTGGAGGCACATTTTGTTTTCCGTTCTCGTCATTCTTGGAAAGGCACAACATGTACGAGGAGGAAGCCATGAGAACTACCAGAGTGGAGATGGGGATGGGCGGCGAGCTGTGGGACGACTTGGCGCTGGTCGACTGCTTGGACCACGCCGTGCCACCTACAAGGCATGCC GCAGGAAGGATGGTATGGAACTGA
- the LOC125551684 gene encoding uncharacterized protein LOC125551684 isoform X3 gives MVGSSARVGWSSGGKGVAKQYYLQGRSPEAVPPDDGRLTRGSYWRRPTRAPWPHLCSSGPARQLPLQIVGPAWRLPLQLGRPAGPVASAATRSCRWCARCCHGWGTVLIVLITIAARTASIMELMARWPAVDLPQATESIYDL, from the exons ATGGTCGGTAGCAGCGCCAGGGTCGGCTGGTCGTCGGGCGGCAAGGGCGTCGCCAAGCAGTACTACCTCCAGGGCAGGAGCCCGGAGGCCGTGCCCCCGGACGACGGCCGCCTCACCAGAGGAAGCTACTGGAGGAGGCCGACGAGGGCACCTTGGCCCCATCTTTGCAGCAGCGGCCCAGCGCGGCAGCTCCCGCTGCAGATCGTCGGCCCGGCGTGGCGGCTCCCGCTGCAGCTCGGAAGACCGGCGGGTCCCGTAGCTTCCGCTGCAACTCGGAGCTGCAGATGGTGCGCTCGTTGCTG CCATGGCTGGGGGACAGTGTTAATAGTACTAATTACCATAGCAGCTCGTACTGCTTCAATCATGGAGTTGATGGCTAGGTGGCCGGCGGTGGATCTGCCTCAAGCAACAGAATCAATCTATGATTTGTGA